A stretch of the Pecten maximus unplaced genomic scaffold, xPecMax1.1, whole genome shotgun sequence genome encodes the following:
- the LOC117318950 gene encoding uncharacterized protein LOC117318950: MAEEPQDPPEERKEEDGQDDTSGFSAQDNKSEEKEDEEMEENDLSANEYQGQSVHGIDNVSRVNRPRVRPGRVRTTSNRVTILAPQLQNNLKVMKVIVHQRSLTDHPNRTTKRSVIYFHNMAAVLNKMPFGRIIDICFVLH; this comes from the exons ATGGCTGAGGAGCCACAGGACCCTCCAGAGGAGAGGAAAGAAGAAGACGGACAGGATGATACTTCTGGATTTTCAGCTCAG GATAATAAATCAGAGGAAAAAGAGGATGAGGAGATGGAGGAGAATGATCTGTCAGCTAACGAGTATCAGGGACAGTCAGTACATGGAATAGACAATGTGAGCAGAGTGAACAGGCCCAGAGTCAGGCCGGGGAGAGTCAGAACGACCAGCAACAG AGTGACAATATTGGCACCACAGCTACAGAACAACTTGAAGGTCATGAAGGTGATAGTTCATCAAAGGTCACTCACGGATCATCCCAACAGGACAACAAAAAGATCTGTCATCTATTTTCATAACATGGCCGCTGTTTTAAACAAGATGCCATTTGGACGTATCATTGATATCTGCTTTGTACTTCATTAA